In Drosophila simulans strain w501 chromosome X, Prin_Dsim_3.1, whole genome shotgun sequence, one DNA window encodes the following:
- the LOC27207629 gene encoding protein CutA homolog encodes MQYRISASCLPFRWSLVRNLLIAASVTTAIANPPAFATASSRKSCFSSSAANCSSSSNSNSNCNSNSSECSKMGDQQPGKATGNAYEAGSSSVAFVTTPDRESARKLARSIVELKLAACVNIVSQVESIYMWEGVISEDPEYLLMIKTRTSRIDDLSKFIRENHPYSVAEVIALPIQNGNPPYLDWIAQTVPTKAESKD; translated from the coding sequence ATGCAATATCGCATCTCCGCCAGTTGCTTGCCCTTTCGCTGGTCGCTGGTGCGCAACCTGTTGATCGCTGCCAGCGTCACCACCGCCATCGCCAACCCGCCGGCATTCGCCACAGCGAGCAGTCGCAAAAGTTGCTTCTCTTCCAGTGCCGCCAACTGCAGCTCCAGTTCCAATTCGAATTCCAATTGCAATTCCAATTCCAGTGAGTGCTCCAAGATGGGCGACCAGCAACCAGGCAAGGCGACAGGCAATGCCTACGAGGCGGGCAGCAGCTCGGTGGCATTTGTGACCACTCCGGATCGGGAGTCCGCCAGAAAGCTGGCACGCAGCATCGTCGAGTTGAAATTGGCCGCATGCGTGAACATTGTGTCCCAAGTCGAGTCCATCTACATGTGGGAGGGCGTGATCAGCGAGGACCCCGAGTATCTGTTGATGATCAAGACGCGCACCAGCCGCATCGACGACCTGAGCAAGTTCATCCGCGAGAATCATCCCTACAGCGTCGCCGAGGTCATTGCGCTGCCCATCCAGAATGGCAATCCGCCGTATCTCGATTGGATCGCGCAGACGGTTCCCACAAAGGCCGAGAGCAAAGACTAA
- the LOC6740126 gene encoding uncharacterized protein LOC6740126 isoform X1, whose product MNRSNSFVSSLKWWPLQGHNNQPVAPPAGGNGGYSQSAPSSPTSNWPPPLQQHQNPTAGTAHRLLPPSGQKNGIAGGNVGATFGSSVAVQKLRESKWFKPEEQRIFCAVVECGFVVEIRSSAAAEAAAANAAAAAAAADTGDNDLDVDALEELDCPLTNHPSPPHRNHSHGQIQNQSQRLVIPRNGSSFLETQDENETPVASWYGIVLCKVAKDNKPKPETIEIFSVKIRENGTYKLIKMQLADIWSHGWELRINNFADKEKVPHNEKDIRNQVSVARKAKQSLWNNNKHFVYWCRYGSRQQDLRKRQMSECVKWGSVGMNAGMLLVLNNRQKCHSHSK is encoded by the exons ATGAACCGTTCGAACAGCTTCGTCAGCTCGCTGAAATGGTGGCCACTGCAGGGTCACAACAACCAGCCGGTGGCGCCACCTGCCGGCGGCAACGGCGGCTACTCCCAATCGGCGCCCAGCTCGCCCACCTCCAATTGGCCAccgccactgcagcagcatcagaatCCCACAGCCggcaccgcccaccgcctaCTGCCGCCCAGCGGGCAAAAGAATGGGATTGCTGGCGGCAACGTGGGCGCCACATTCGGCAGCAGTGTGGCGGTGCAAAAGCTGCGCGAATCCAAGTGGTTCAAGCCCGAGGAGCAGCGCATCTTTTGCGCCGTCGTCGAGTGCGGCTTCGTGGTCGAGATCCGCAGCAGCGCCGCAGCCGAGGCGGCCGCAGccaacgcagcagcagcggccgcAGCAGCCGACACCGGTGACAACGACCTCGACGTGGACGCCCTGGAGGAGCTCGACTGCCCACTGACCAACCACCCATCGCCGCCGCATCGCAATCACAGCCACGGCCAAATCCAAAACCAATCCCAGCGGCTGGTCATCCCGCGCAACGGGAGCAGTTTCCTGGAGACGCAGGACGAGAACGAGACGCCAGTCGCCTCCTGGTATGGAATCGTGCTCTGCAAGGTGGCCAAAG ACAATAAACCCAAGCCGGAGACCATTGAGATATTTTCTGTGAAAATACGTGAGAATGGCACATACAAGTTGATCAAGATGCAGCTGGCGGATATCTGGAGTCACGGATGGGAGCTGCGCATCAACAACTTTGCCGACAAGGAGAAGGTGCCGCACAACGAGAAGGACATTCGCAATCAG GTGTCGGTGGCGCGCAAAGCCAAGCAGAGTCTGTGGAACAACAATAAGCATTTCGTGTACTGGTGCCGCTACGGAAGTCGTCAGCAGGATCTGCGGAAGCGACAG ATGTCGGAGTGCGTGAAGTGGGGCAGCGTGGGCATGAATGCGGGCATGCTGCTGGTGCTCAATAATCGGCAGAAATGCCATTCCCACTCCAAGTAG
- the LOC6740126 gene encoding uncharacterized protein LOC6740126 isoform X2, which produces MNRSNSFVSSLKWWPLQGHNNQPVAPPAGGNGGYSQSAPSSPTSNWPPPLQQHQNPTAGTAHRLLPPSGQKNGIAGGNVGATFGSSVAVQKLRESKWFKPEEQRIFCAVVECGFVVEIRSSAAAEAAAANAAAAAAAADTGDNDLDVDALEELDCPLTNHPSPPHRNHSHGQIQNQSQRLVIPRNGSSFLETQDENETPVASWYGIVLCKVAKDNKPKPETIEIFSVKIRENGTYKLIKMQLADIWSHGWELRINNFADKEKVPHNEKDIRNQVSVARKAKQSLWNNNKHFVYWCRYGSRQQDLRKRQLDFPASRTQGH; this is translated from the exons ATGAACCGTTCGAACAGCTTCGTCAGCTCGCTGAAATGGTGGCCACTGCAGGGTCACAACAACCAGCCGGTGGCGCCACCTGCCGGCGGCAACGGCGGCTACTCCCAATCGGCGCCCAGCTCGCCCACCTCCAATTGGCCAccgccactgcagcagcatcagaatCCCACAGCCggcaccgcccaccgcctaCTGCCGCCCAGCGGGCAAAAGAATGGGATTGCTGGCGGCAACGTGGGCGCCACATTCGGCAGCAGTGTGGCGGTGCAAAAGCTGCGCGAATCCAAGTGGTTCAAGCCCGAGGAGCAGCGCATCTTTTGCGCCGTCGTCGAGTGCGGCTTCGTGGTCGAGATCCGCAGCAGCGCCGCAGCCGAGGCGGCCGCAGccaacgcagcagcagcggccgcAGCAGCCGACACCGGTGACAACGACCTCGACGTGGACGCCCTGGAGGAGCTCGACTGCCCACTGACCAACCACCCATCGCCGCCGCATCGCAATCACAGCCACGGCCAAATCCAAAACCAATCCCAGCGGCTGGTCATCCCGCGCAACGGGAGCAGTTTCCTGGAGACGCAGGACGAGAACGAGACGCCAGTCGCCTCCTGGTATGGAATCGTGCTCTGCAAGGTGGCCAAAG ACAATAAACCCAAGCCGGAGACCATTGAGATATTTTCTGTGAAAATACGTGAGAATGGCACATACAAGTTGATCAAGATGCAGCTGGCGGATATCTGGAGTCACGGATGGGAGCTGCGCATCAACAACTTTGCCGACAAGGAGAAGGTGCCGCACAACGAGAAGGACATTCGCAATCAG GTGTCGGTGGCGCGCAAAGCCAAGCAGAGTCTGTGGAACAACAATAAGCATTTCGTGTACTGGTGCCGCTACGGAAGTCGTCAGCAGGATCTGCGGAAGCGACAG TTAGATTTTCCGGCATCAAGGACCCAAGGACATTGA